In Carya illinoinensis cultivar Pawnee chromosome 9, C.illinoinensisPawnee_v1, whole genome shotgun sequence, the following are encoded in one genomic region:
- the LOC122276733 gene encoding transcription factor JUNGBRUNNEN 1-like: protein MERETMSTAQVIGKNDEVLLPGFRFHPTDEELVGFYLQNKVEKKLIINLDHLIKQINIYNHDPWDLPKVGRVGEKEGYFFCRRGRKYKNSIRPNRVTGSGFWKATGIDKPIYSVDQEPRDHECIGLKKSLVYYRGSAGKGTKTDWMMHEFRLPDSKSTNPKNTSTQEAEVWTLCRIFKRDVSNKKYGSEWRKNEISKRSTPTHDSSSITCSSESNSGHKYLSFGAPFATMGNDGKPFSDSIEEKNMQFLARQHSLSSTGQVPYLSSCSSFSNPKEEEIFKEGNWDELMPMVEFAVNPSLLYSFR from the exons atggagagggagacGATGAGTACTGCTCAAGTTATTGGCAAGAACGATGAAGTTCTGCTTCCAGGGTTTCGATTTCATCCTACTGATGAAGAGCTTGTTGGGTTTTATCTTCAAAACAAGGTGGAGAAGAAGCTTATTATCAATCTTGACCACCTCATCAAACAGATTAACATATACAATCACGATCCCTGGGATCTTCCAA AAGTTGGTAGGGTTGGAGAAAAGGAGGGTTATTTCTTCTGCAGAAGAGGAAGGAAGTATAAGAATAGCATAAGACCCAACAGGGTCACAGGATCTGGATTTTGGAAAGCCACAGGCATCGACAAGCCCATATATTCTGTTGATCAAGAACCTCGTGATCATGAATGCATTGGCCTTAAAAAATCATTAGTCTATTACAGAGGGAGTGCTGGAAAAGGCACCAAAACTGATTGGATGATGCATGAGTTCCGTCTCCCAGACAGCAAAAGCACCAACCCTAAGAACACAAGTACTCAAGAAGCT GAAGTTTGGACACTTTGCCGGATTTTTAAGCGAGATGTTTCTAATAAAAAGTATGGATCAGAGTGGCGAAAGAACGAAATTTCTAAGCGAAGTACTCCGACTCATGATTCAAGCTCAATTACATGCAGTTCTGAGTCCAACAGCGGACACAAGTATTTGAGCTTTGGGGCGCCTTTTGCTACCATGGGAAATGATGGGAAGCCTTTCAGCGATTCGATAGAGGAAAAGAACATGCAGTTCCTTGCACGACAGCACAGCTTAAGTAGTACTGGTCAGGTCCCATATCTGTCCTCATGCTCAAGCTTTTCGAacccaaaagaagaagaaattttcaAAGAAGGAAACTGGGATGAGCTCATGCCAATGGTAGAATTTGCTGTTAACCCATCACTGCTATATAGTTTTAGGTAA